TCCCCTATTGTGTGGAAGGATATATTCCTTGAAAACAAAGAGAATGTTCTGCATACCATAGACAGTTTTATAAAATCTATGGAAAAATTAAAAGAATTTATTGAGAAAGAAGATGAGGAAAATCTGTTGAAACTGCTTTCTGAAAGCAGAGAGAAGAGACTTTCCCTTGATAAATAGGAGGGTTAGATGATGAAAAAAATTGTTCTAATCGGTGCAACAGCTATTATTTTTATTGGTTGTCAGGAAAAAAAGGAAGAAGCTGGAGGTTCTCATAAAATAGAAAAACAACAGACAGTCCAGATTGAAAAGGAGCAGAATAAACCTGAGACTGTAGAAAAGAAGGCTGTTAATCTAAATGGGGAAGCACTTTTTAAGGCAAAAGGGTGCTCTGCCTGTCATCAGACTGAAAAAGAAAGTGTTGGACCTTCACTTTCTAAAATTTCACAGGTTTACAGTAAGGATAAATCAAAGCTGATAAGATTTTTGAAAGGAGAGGGAAAGCCGATTGTTGATCCCCAGAAATTTGGTATTATGTCTCCCCAGTTGAGCGTAACAAAAGCTATGTCTGATAAAGAGCTTTCTGCTCTTGCAGATTACATACTAAAATTTTAGTCGTTAACAACCTTCAGACCTGTCTGGAGGGCATACCTAACAGCTTCCTTGTATTCTAACTCTGTAATTCTTCTTGAGAGTTCAGGATACTCAAATGCTTTGTAATAGGGATAATACTGTGCCATTATGTTAACGTGCATGTTTGGGGAGACAGATTTTAAAAAATCAAGAACCTTTTTTGTTGTTGAGATATCATTTGGCAAAACAAGATGCCTTACAAGAACTCCCCTGTAGGCTATTCCTCTT
The genomic region above belongs to Persephonella sp. and contains:
- a CDS encoding c-type cytochrome — protein: MMKKIVLIGATAIIFIGCQEKKEEAGGSHKIEKQQTVQIEKEQNKPETVEKKAVNLNGEALFKAKGCSACHQTEKESVGPSLSKISQVYSKDKSKLIRFLKGEGKPIVDPQKFGIMSPQLSVTKAMSDKELSALADYILKF